The proteins below are encoded in one region of Parvicella tangerina:
- a CDS encoding fibronectin type III domain-containing protein — translation MKTTLYIAILALFTFTCKISFSTTNNYLLSYRDDPATTVVVSWGGDDGTVYYGTSDEGTNYTNYPSNHTTDRTGNAHGHNRYFARLTGLTPNTMYYFVIHDANGATSNRFKFKTLSDDPNDPISFINGGDTRDGFKVFGIYTEDCPSGDCLEMRRAGNDLVALIRPDFVAFNGDYVQNQITSDTQQEWDTWLTDWQRTISSDGRMYPIMHSRGNHEDASDTYELFDIPQEEYYALNFHGGLIRYYSLNTEIDACNGVNQLNWLTSDLQMHSSGGLSDPVWKIAQYHSPTYAIGKDGNLETDQMSCWVNLFEQYGVDLVSESDSHSTKWTWPCKANSNNDDFEQANDGIVYIGEGQWGAPHRDIYYTGANEKPYVRNHGTFDNFFFIKVNQNSITIQCVKFENINSVTPSTDDNLGHDLPAGVTLWNPSNGDMVVITNPSANVAEVEGKVDAIFPVPATSEVNIQFKENTSGTLELYNALGKLCKSESVNGTTHTLDIEDACSGVNYIYIKSEDGTVESYKIVKE, via the coding sequence ATGAAAACAACTTTATATATAGCAATTCTAGCACTTTTTACATTCACATGTAAAATTTCATTCTCAACAACCAATAATTACCTTCTTTCGTATAGAGATGATCCTGCTACCACAGTAGTCGTGAGCTGGGGAGGTGATGACGGCACCGTTTATTACGGAACTTCGGATGAAGGAACGAACTATACTAACTACCCATCAAACCACACAACAGACCGCACTGGAAATGCACATGGTCACAACAGGTACTTCGCAAGATTAACGGGACTTACGCCAAACACCATGTATTATTTTGTTATCCATGATGCAAATGGTGCTACCTCTAACAGGTTTAAGTTTAAAACACTGTCTGATGACCCTAACGATCCGATTTCCTTTATTAATGGCGGTGACACAAGAGATGGGTTTAAAGTTTTTGGTATTTATACAGAGGACTGTCCTAGCGGAGACTGCCTGGAAATGCGAAGAGCAGGCAATGACCTTGTTGCGTTGATCAGACCTGATTTCGTGGCTTTTAATGGTGATTATGTGCAAAACCAAATTACCTCAGACACACAACAGGAATGGGACACTTGGCTAACGGATTGGCAACGAACAATTTCCTCGGATGGTAGAATGTACCCAATAATGCACTCAAGAGGAAATCACGAAGACGCATCAGATACGTATGAATTATTCGATATTCCTCAAGAAGAATACTATGCACTCAATTTTCACGGAGGGCTAATTAGATATTATTCATTAAACACGGAGATTGATGCTTGTAATGGGGTCAATCAATTAAACTGGCTAACTAGTGACCTACAAATGCATAGCTCGGGAGGATTAAGTGACCCCGTTTGGAAAATTGCTCAGTACCACAGTCCAACCTATGCTATTGGAAAAGATGGGAATTTAGAAACTGATCAGATGAGCTGCTGGGTAAACCTATTTGAACAATATGGTGTAGACCTAGTTTCAGAGTCTGATTCTCATTCTACAAAATGGACATGGCCATGCAAAGCGAATTCGAATAATGATGACTTTGAACAAGCAAATGATGGTATTGTATACATTGGTGAAGGTCAATGGGGAGCACCCCATCGAGACATTTACTACACTGGAGCAAACGAGAAACCCTATGTTAGAAATCATGGAACCTTTGACAATTTTTTCTTCATCAAAGTAAATCAGAACTCAATAACAATTCAGTGTGTTAAGTTCGAAAACATAAACTCCGTAACACCTAGTACGGATGACAATCTAGGACATGATCTGCCAGCTGGGGTTACGCTTTGGAATCCATCAAATGGAGATATGGTTGTTATTACAAACCCTTCTGCGAATGTTGCCGAAGTTGAAGGTAAAGTTGATGCTATCTTCCCTGTACCAGCTACTTCTGAAGTTAACATTCAATTCAAAGAGAATACGAGTGGGACACTTGAACTTTACAATGCGCTCGGGAAACTGTGTAAATCAGAAAGTGTGAATGGAACAACGCATACCTTAGATATAGAAGATGCTTGTTCTGGTGTGAACTACATTTACATCAAGTCTGAGGACGGAACTGTTGAATCGTACAAAATAGTTAAGGAGTAA